The following are encoded together in the Flavihumibacter fluvii genome:
- a CDS encoding phosphatidylglycerol lysyltransferase domain-containing protein, with product MLAHQREMLIAFFRRVHWKELIAILFILVGIYFFRQQRHELKSMLPYIRNANPYWMGAGCFITALYIFLQTGFYVSSFKAVSARLKWRPALDLFLKRNFISTFLPGGGVTSFAYLPSMLRNENIERHKIFQGAAVYGFIGIISVILVGFPVMVYASLHNQQIKGSLTSFIIVVLLIILIVIAFAALRQKGKLHQVFIRYFPAAEQQLEELLALKIVLPPLSLATLFSVAIELAGILHLYIAMRAIGTPASWEAAFTGYIVSTLFLIISPFLKGLGAVELSLTLILKLYGFTTMQALEITLLYRFFEFWLPLFAGLVAWAWKGKNIFLRLLPPTLILFLGIVNIFSVLTPPVASRMRLLREYLPLNSIHASNWMIILTGLVLLVTATFLLRGLKSAWWLALLFSGLSLIGHLTKALDYEEALLAFSIIIILLLTRNQYRIKSSAKFINIGIVTALAAFAIALLFGAVGFYYLDTKNFGINFSWQQSVKYAFNNFLLISQDDLVPITRFGKEFIISLKVLGSGAWIFLFYTIVRPLIHPKTTGSEAREKARFLLSQYGNSPVDYFKVDADKLLYMSDVNEGFISYKIANGFAIVLEEPVCAETHKISLLSEFEKQCHKMGLKPAFYRIDEESLYYFEGLKKKKLLIGQEAIMQLPDFTLEGKQYKSLRNGLNSLAKKGYTTELHPAPQSASFVAELKQVSDEWLKAFQKSETGFSQGMFNSKEIWNQDIIAVHDDKRKIVAFLNIIPDYAPDECTYDLIRKTNDAPGGCMDAMLVKLAGYGKEKGFNFLNLGLVPMSGINEPENTAERAVKYAYEKIKRFRHYQGLREFKEKYASQWLNKYLVYENDFDLLQLPAALNKVMQP from the coding sequence ATGCTTGCTCACCAACGCGAAATGCTGATAGCGTTCTTTCGCAGGGTCCACTGGAAAGAATTAATAGCCATCCTGTTCATCCTGGTAGGCATTTATTTTTTCCGCCAGCAAAGGCATGAATTGAAATCCATGCTACCCTATATCAGGAATGCGAATCCTTACTGGATGGGTGCGGGATGTTTTATTACAGCTCTCTATATTTTCCTGCAAACCGGCTTTTATGTATCGAGTTTCAAGGCGGTGTCGGCCCGTTTAAAATGGCGCCCTGCTTTGGACCTTTTCCTAAAGCGCAATTTTATCAGCACATTTTTACCGGGAGGCGGAGTAACCTCATTTGCCTACCTGCCATCCATGCTGCGCAATGAAAATATTGAACGCCATAAAATTTTCCAGGGAGCAGCTGTTTATGGCTTTATTGGCATCATATCAGTAATACTCGTAGGCTTTCCTGTTATGGTATATGCCTCCTTGCATAACCAACAGATCAAAGGCAGCCTCACCTCATTTATCATCGTTGTTTTATTAATAATATTGATTGTCATTGCTTTTGCCGCACTTCGCCAAAAAGGAAAATTACACCAGGTTTTCATACGTTATTTCCCCGCTGCAGAACAACAGCTTGAAGAATTACTGGCCCTGAAAATAGTCCTTCCACCATTGTCCCTGGCTACCCTGTTCTCTGTTGCAATAGAACTGGCAGGCATCCTGCACCTGTATATTGCCATGCGCGCCATTGGCACACCAGCATCCTGGGAAGCCGCTTTCACAGGGTATATTGTTTCAACCCTGTTCCTCATTATCTCCCCTTTCCTTAAAGGTTTAGGGGCTGTCGAATTATCCTTGACATTGATCCTGAAATTATATGGATTTACGACCATGCAGGCATTGGAAATAACTTTATTGTACAGGTTCTTTGAGTTCTGGCTGCCACTGTTTGCCGGACTGGTCGCATGGGCCTGGAAAGGAAAAAACATTTTCCTGAGGCTGTTACCACCCACCCTCATTTTGTTCCTGGGTATCGTTAACATTTTTTCTGTACTCACACCACCTGTTGCTTCACGGATGCGCCTGTTGCGTGAATATCTTCCGCTTAATTCCATCCATGCCTCTAACTGGATGATTATATTAACCGGACTGGTTTTGCTGGTTACCGCCACTTTCTTACTCCGCGGATTAAAAAGTGCCTGGTGGCTGGCCTTGCTGTTTTCGGGTTTATCCTTAATTGGTCACCTCACAAAAGCCCTCGACTACGAAGAAGCACTGCTGGCCTTTTCCATCATCATCATCTTATTACTGACCAGGAACCAGTACCGGATTAAAAGCAGTGCAAAATTCATCAATATCGGGATAGTTACAGCTTTGGCAGCTTTTGCTATTGCCCTGCTGTTTGGTGCTGTAGGTTTCTATTACCTTGACACAAAGAATTTTGGCATCAACTTCAGCTGGCAGCAATCTGTGAAATATGCATTCAATAATTTCCTGCTGATCAGCCAGGATGACCTGGTACCCATTACAAGATTCGGAAAGGAATTCATCATCTCACTGAAAGTCCTGGGTTCCGGCGCCTGGATATTCCTGTTTTATACGATCGTACGGCCATTGATACATCCCAAAACCACCGGATCCGAAGCGCGGGAAAAAGCCAGGTTCCTGCTCAGCCAATATGGCAACTCGCCGGTGGATTATTTCAAAGTGGATGCAGATAAACTGTTGTATATGTCAGACGTTAACGAGGGCTTCATTTCCTATAAGATTGCCAATGGTTTTGCCATCGTACTGGAAGAACCTGTTTGCGCGGAAACCCACAAGATCTCACTGCTTTCAGAATTTGAAAAACAATGCCATAAAATGGGATTGAAACCGGCCTTCTACCGGATTGACGAGGAAAGCCTGTATTATTTTGAAGGCCTGAAAAAGAAAAAACTACTTATTGGACAGGAAGCAATTATGCAGTTGCCTGACTTTACACTCGAAGGAAAACAATATAAGTCGTTGCGCAATGGACTGAATAGCCTCGCCAAAAAAGGCTATACTACAGAGTTACATCCAGCTCCACAGAGTGCATCGTTTGTTGCTGAACTGAAACAGGTTTCAGACGAATGGCTCAAAGCCTTTCAAAAATCTGAAACTGGTTTTTCGCAGGGCATGTTCAATTCAAAAGAGATATGGAACCAGGATATCATCGCCGTGCATGATGATAAAAGAAAGATCGTGGCCTTCCTGAATATCATCCCCGATTACGCACCGGATGAATGTACCTATGACCTTATCCGTAAGACCAATGACGCGCCTGGTGGCTGCATGGATGCCATGCTGGTAAAACTGGCAGGATATGGAAAAGAAAAAGGATTCAACTTCCTGAACCTCGGACTGGTTCCTATGTCGGGAATTAATGAACCCGAAAACACCGCTGAGCGGGCGGTTAAATATGCCTATGAAAAAATAAAGCGCTTCAGGCATTACCAGGGCCTGCGGGAATTCAAGGAAAAATACGCATCGCAGTGGTTGAATAAATACCTGGTCTATGAAAACGATTTTGACCTTTTACAACTACCGGCAGCATTGAATAAAGTAATGCAGCCATGA
- a CDS encoding AcvB/VirJ family lysyl-phosphatidylglycerol hydrolase — MKNIMAVLFLLCSLSLSAQQPLPVKTFIAPGKSKPVIVYISGDGGWNDFSATLTSSLNKNGYTVHGINARAYFWKKKTPQEAAADITSFLSQQPATQHILFIGYSFGADVLPFIISNMPAAVQAKAIGLVLIAPAASTDFEIHLTEMLGFNKEHAYKVVEGINALSIPKTLAIIDAADTEFQPDLVHQPGLKLIKLTGGHHFDNNAALLTSIITENF; from the coding sequence ATGAAAAATATCATGGCTGTCCTTTTCCTGCTCTGTTCACTGTCCCTTTCAGCACAGCAGCCATTGCCTGTGAAAACATTTATCGCCCCTGGCAAAAGCAAACCTGTAATAGTATATATTTCAGGTGATGGCGGATGGAATGATTTCTCTGCTACGCTGACGTCTTCCCTCAACAAAAATGGGTATACAGTACATGGGATAAATGCCCGCGCCTATTTCTGGAAGAAAAAAACACCGCAGGAGGCTGCAGCAGACATCACCAGTTTCCTGTCCCAACAACCGGCAACGCAGCATATTCTTTTTATTGGCTATTCATTCGGTGCAGATGTGCTGCCCTTTATCATCAGCAATATGCCCGCCGCGGTACAAGCTAAAGCCATTGGACTGGTATTAATTGCACCTGCTGCATCTACTGATTTTGAGATCCACCTCACTGAAATGCTGGGCTTTAATAAAGAACATGCCTACAAAGTTGTTGAAGGCATCAATGCCTTATCGATCCCCAAAACCCTGGCCATTATTGACGCAGCCGATACCGAATTTCAACCTGACCTTGTACACCAGCCTGGCCTCAAACTTATTAAACTTACAGGCGGTCACCACTTTGATAACAATGCGGCCTTGCTCACTTCCATCATCACTGAAAATTTTTGA
- a CDS encoding DUF4421 family protein, giving the protein MQKLMAITLFIGWTTLASLHGIAQQPADTPYFRKLALDNDIEAYMGKYNKVFSFIRVNNDNFITHHKLMANTSSYIGVHADYKWLSADLSTGLPRTFVDNAIHGRKALGIHLGKTTDKMRIDGGYERFNGLVLPLTTRPAHHDLKTGFTYTDYSLQATYIFNAGKFSLPAAMNYGAVQLRSAGTLLTNISTTVHMFTQPADSARHPSPGASHVMQALGDHPSWMNTIVHGGYAYNFIVGHGNWSINPWLMTGIGAQRELKGKAATKLVYDYRCTLTMGYNSPQVYVYLNAFYNHIESRLRYSNLIVRDNDLWLTVGYRLGTLSHKIMGLL; this is encoded by the coding sequence TTGCAAAAGCTGATGGCCATAACCTTGTTTATTGGTTGGACTACGCTGGCTTCACTGCATGGCATAGCGCAGCAGCCGGCAGATACACCTTACTTCAGGAAACTGGCGCTGGACAATGATATCGAAGCCTACATGGGCAAGTACAATAAGGTATTCAGCTTCATCCGGGTGAACAACGACAACTTTATCACCCACCACAAATTAATGGCGAATACAAGCTCTTATATTGGTGTACATGCCGATTACAAATGGTTATCTGCGGATTTGTCCACCGGCCTGCCCAGGACTTTTGTGGACAATGCTATTCATGGCCGGAAAGCATTGGGCATTCACCTTGGTAAAACAACGGATAAAATGCGCATAGATGGCGGGTATGAAAGATTCAATGGACTGGTCCTGCCACTTACGACCCGACCCGCCCACCACGACCTTAAAACCGGCTTTACCTATACTGATTATTCCTTGCAGGCCACCTATATTTTCAATGCAGGCAAGTTCTCCTTGCCGGCTGCAATGAACTATGGCGCCGTGCAGCTTCGGTCTGCGGGTACCTTACTCACCAATATCAGCACGACGGTCCACATGTTTACCCAGCCTGCCGACAGCGCGCGCCATCCCTCACCAGGTGCCAGCCATGTGATGCAGGCACTGGGCGATCATCCTTCCTGGATGAATACCATCGTGCATGGTGGCTATGCTTACAATTTCATTGTAGGCCATGGCAACTGGAGCATCAATCCCTGGCTGATGACCGGCATAGGTGCACAAAGGGAACTAAAAGGGAAAGCCGCGACTAAGCTGGTCTACGATTACCGTTGCACGTTGACCATGGGGTATAATAGTCCACAGGTCTATGTGTACCTGAACGCCTTCTACAACCATATCGAAAGCCGGCTTAGGTATTCCAACCTCATCGTGCGGGATAATGACCTTTGGCTGACGGTTGGCTACCGGTTGGGGACATTGTCACATAAGATTATGGGGTTGCTATAA